The segment GGCCACCAGGTTGTTGTCCGGGGATTGCTATTTTCAGCAGTGTCAACCAAGGCCAGTGCGGTCAAGTACGAATGGTCGGATGAACGGGGAGAGATTCTTGCACGCGAGTTGAATTCTGCACAAGGCTGCAAACTGTTCATTACCAAGGAGATGAGCGTGAAGAAGAGAGATGCGCTGGTGACAGCGTGGGTGCTAAGGACGTGGTGGGAGCTCGCACGGAGCGGGGAGTATGAATTATGACAACATGTCTGCATTATACCATTGACGTTGGCATTGTTTCGTACATGTGAACCATGTTATGGGCTATGGTTTTGTATCGCAGTGTTTGCCTTTGGGGCCGTGCCTTCGCTTTGCGTGCTTCAGTACATGTCCCAGAGACTCACTTTGCCATCCTTGGCCCCAGCCGCAACCCAATGAGCTGCCTTGACGCGGTGAATTCGTCTATCTTGAACAGACAGTCGACTCACATCAATAGCGTCATCAGCTTGCTGCACCTCGCAACCGACTTGTGCCTCTCTGTCCGTGTCGACAGTTTGCGAAGTCTCTGGTCCCACATCCGAGAAAGTGACGGCGTAAGCACCGTCCTTGTGCCACTTCAGAACAGCCAGTTCTTTGAGGCTCTTGCAGGAGTATAGTCGAATCTTGGAGTCCCACCCAGCAGTTGCGAAGATTGCTCCGTCAGATCGGACCTCGAGACTCTGTTGCCCCGAATGTTTCGTATTGGTTACTTTTCTCGGATGTTTCCACTCTTCCAATACAGCATCGTGGTCTTTCCCCTTTGCATATTCTGGTTTTGAGGTACTTGAAAGAAGAGAAATATTTTGTTTGGGGTCCTCGTCGATTTCTTCTATAACTCGCTCAGAAGGATTGAATGGCTTGGCCACCTCTTGCGGGGCCGTCGGGATCGGGTGTTTGGCAACAATGGCATCTGCCCCCGATGTAAAGAAGCATTTCAAGTCTGGCCGGAGGTCTAGGGATAGAATGGGTTGCGAATGTGCCTGTGTCCTGTATGTCGTGATCCAACTCCCCTCAGGAGTCAATCGGTGAACAGACGCATATCCATTTTCAAAAGCAGCAACCAACGTCAGGCGTTTCTCAAGGTGAGCCAGGGACAGGCTCATTGCCATGCCATTTTTTGGTCCCGGTTGGACTGTGTAGGCACGCGTTTGTGATGGCAATGTATATATATCAACCTATAATGTTAGTGTATGACGTGATGATACGAGGGGAAGGGACAAGGACATACAGATTCTGATGCGAGAGTGTTTGGAACAGCTACCAGAATTTCGGGAGATGTTCCAAGAAACGGCGAGTATTGAGAATCTTCTAACGGACAAGCTGCGAATGAGCAAAAGTTCATCGTATTTACTTCCAGTAGATGAACCACCCAGGGACGACGTCTTTCGACATCCACACCATCCAACGGCAGGACTGTGCTTAAGCCACTCTCATCTTCTCTCGCAATCTTCCAAACAATAAGTTTATGATCTCGACCATGTCTTCAGCAGTGTGAGCGAGCCATGCTTTCCAAAAACGACTTATAAAAGACACAAGGGATACCCGCGAGCCACTTACGTGATAAGCTTGTCTTCTCCCCACCCTCGTACTCCCAGTATTGCATTCTCATGTGCGCGCCAAACAGCCCGAGGTCTCATAACGGTAAGATCCCATAGCACCACGAAGCCTTCGGAATCTCCCGTCACAAGCCGCTCATTCTGCCTGATGAATGTGGCTGCATGGACGGCGGCCTTGTGCCCACGGAGGATGAACTTGGGAGACGGGACAGGGCTAGCCATTGCTCAGCCTTCATATGTGGATCAGACCGGCGGGTTTTGAGTGCTGTCTCGGATGCATAATGCACTCTAAAATATTATCAAGTTTCGTTTCGCCAGCGTAACGGAGTCTTGGATACTTTGTAAGCTGGCTGTGGAGGGAGACTGAGAAGCAAGAGCAGTTTGGTGACCGACTCCATCGATAAACGTCACGTGCACGCTTCAACCACGACTGGTAACTTTCAATCTTTGACCGACCACCTTGGCTTTTTGCGACTTCTTACAACAGCACCGAAAAACAAAGTAAACTCCACGATACGGCGATGCCACACAAGAGTCTTTCTACCCCCACTAGGTTCATGCCCACCAATTTCTGATGCTATAGCCTAGGcgtgtgctccgtaccatAGACGGTATTCTCACAACGCACAAGACCCTGCGCTGCAAAGGGTCCAATCGTGGCAGCAAAACCGCTCCCAACCTCTGCAAGGATACGGAAATCGATGTGATACGTAATGTCGATATACCCCATTAGCTCTCTGAAACTCTTTGACGAATGGCAAGCCGTTGCTAGCGAAAAGGCCGTGGGCTCATTTGCGCAAACCGTGTGACAAGAAAAACTCAACGTGGCCCGGCGTAGGGTCATGGGACTCATGACAGAATATAGGGTTTGAAGAACCGAGGACTTGACCTGTAGCGTGCGTTTTATGCTTTGATGTGTTGTAAATCTGAGACATTCACCTTGTACGAGAACGGCGGTGAGACATTATGGATAAGCACCGCTAGCATCCCCCAATGCATCTATGATGTGCAGAACGAATGATATCAACCGTTACCATTTTAACCTATAACCCAATCTAGAGTCACCAACAGCCGGTATTGGCTGAGGACTTTTGCACGTTTCTCCTTACTCCCCTGGCGGCAAAGTGTGGCTTAATCTCAAGGCAACTCAACCAGCACAATTGAGACAACTCGCTACGAGGCCAATAGTATTCAGGGCTCTGTCCTTTTACAGCATCATTCTATATTTTCCATGACACTCCGTCATTAATATGCAGGCGAATGGCAAGGGGATTCTTGGTGCATCAGCCACATGTACACGGAGAGTCCGGGCCAGATCGAGTGTCTCTGAACCCGCATCTCGATCTCGCATTTGTGCCACGGCCAAGATCCCACGATATAGATTCAGTGGTCTCTTCAGATTACCGGTAGCACCGGACTACTGAGAGACCTCAATGCTCGACGTCATAAATGATTCCATATCATATTGACGATGCTGCATTTCCGTAGCGGTCAAGTGCGCATGTATAAGGCTTGCCCAGCATCCTGGCTCAATCATTTTgggaaaaaataaaaaataaatcaAGTTAAAAGAGTTGGTGCTCTTCAGAGAGTCTATTCGCTTTCCCTAGAACCATATCGGGTCTATAGACAGTGGCATCGACGTAAGGGCAATGGCAAAGCTTAGGAGAGTTCGAACAGGCTGTCTTACATGTCGCGAGCGGCATCTCAAGTGCGACGAAGCAGTTCCGGACTGTATCAACTGCCGCAAAAGCGGACGGAATTGCAAACGAGGCCTCCGGATCAGCTTCCTTGATATAACAGTGCACAATCCGACGCCGCAACGGTGTTTGGGCGTTTGTCAAGGTAAATTCGGAACCCAGGCGCCCTTCATGCCGCAATCTACTG is part of the Metarhizium brunneum chromosome 4, complete sequence genome and harbors:
- the asa-1 gene encoding ASTRA-associated protein 1; amino-acid sequence: MASPVPSPKFILRGHKAAVHAATFIRQNERLVTGDSEGFVVLWDLTVMRPRAVWRAHENAILGVRGWGEDKLITHGRDHKLIVWKIAREDESGLSTVLPLDGVDVERRRPWVVHLLEVNTMNFCSFAACPLEDSQYSPFLGTSPEILVAVPNTLASESVDIYTLPSQTRAYTVQPGPKNGMAMSLSLAHLEKRLTLVAAFENGYASVHRLTPEGSWITTYRTQAHSQPILSLDLRPDLKCFFTSGADAIVAKHPIPTAPQEVAKPFNPSERVIEEIDEDPKQNISLLSSTSKPEYAKGKDHDAVLEEWKHPRKVTNTKHSGQQSLEVRSDGAIFATAGWDSKIRLYSCKSLKELAVLKWHKDGAYAVTFSDVGPETSQTVDTDREAQVGCEVQQADDAIDVSRLSVQDRRIHRVKAAHWVAAGAKDGKVSLWDMY